A portion of the Sphingobacterium spiritivorum genome contains these proteins:
- a CDS encoding NAD(P)/FAD-dependent oxidoreductase, with protein sequence MKTDKLFDVIIIGGSYAGLSSAMSLGRSLRNVLIIDTGKPCNRQTPHSQNFLTQDGKTPQEISRIAREQVEQYPTVAFYQGEAVNGEKTDAGFIITTSTGEKFSSRRLILAAGIKDIMPDINGFSESWGISVIHCPYCHGYEYRNEKTGILANGDRAFHMASLINNLTKDLTILTSGPAEFETEQKAKLEKHNIPVIEKKVIEVEHLNGQIRNIVFEDGTRMDFKAVYAALPFVQNCAIAEQLGCVLTEQGYIEVDNLQKTNIEGVFACGDSTSMMRSVAIAVSSGNLTGAMVNMELVNETFV encoded by the coding sequence ATGAAAACAGATAAATTGTTTGATGTAATTATTATCGGAGGAAGCTATGCCGGATTATCATCTGCTATGAGCCTGGGACGTTCCTTACGAAATGTATTAATAATAGATACCGGGAAGCCCTGTAACCGTCAGACTCCACATTCGCAGAACTTCCTGACTCAGGATGGAAAAACACCTCAGGAGATATCCCGGATAGCCAGAGAACAGGTGGAACAATATCCAACTGTAGCATTTTATCAAGGCGAAGCTGTCAATGGAGAGAAAACAGATGCCGGATTTATAATAACAACAAGTACAGGAGAGAAATTCAGTAGCCGAAGACTTATTTTGGCCGCCGGAATAAAGGATATAATGCCCGATATAAATGGTTTTTCAGAATCATGGGGTATTTCTGTAATCCATTGTCCTTATTGCCATGGATACGAATATCGTAATGAAAAAACTGGAATTTTAGCCAATGGAGACAGAGCTTTTCATATGGCTTCTTTGATAAATAATCTCACTAAAGATCTTACAATCTTAACATCTGGTCCGGCTGAGTTCGAAACCGAACAAAAAGCAAAACTAGAGAAGCATAATATCCCTGTTATAGAAAAAAAGGTTATCGAAGTCGAACATTTAAACGGACAGATTAGGAATATTGTTTTTGAAGATGGAACGAGAATGGACTTCAAAGCTGTATATGCTGCTCTTCCGTTTGTACAGAATTGTGCTATTGCAGAACAGCTGGGATGTGTACTAACCGAACAGGGTTATATCGAGGTTGATAATCTGCAGAAAACAAATATTGAAGGTGTATTTGCCTGCGGTGATAGTACTTCTATGATGCGTTCCGTAGCCATTGCCGTTAGTTCAGGAAATTTGACCGGAGCAATGGTGAATATGGAGCTGGTTAACGAAACATTTGTTTAA
- a CDS encoding aspartyl protease family protein, whose protein sequence is MKNNSIFTILIAFFATPLFAQEKPVSDTLMLAINEQNTISVKGIFNEKDTLNLNFDTGTTELVLTNNTIATKLKSKINLYNTAYPLLLGQNLYRTKVYDAQLSGHGTDGRFGWDLFKGNAVELNYDKGIMVVHKQLPLNVGKDKSYSKHTIVFYKELFFMETQIRQSGVTVTDTILFDTGYQRTLMLNSDLLTAQKFPYKKMKEIKRVLMKGAQGNEIPVVTANLSMLKIGRHSLKNIPAQIANANKPFKEKDIHVLGNEVLKRFNVFLDFQDNNIYLQPNKYYNLAYIEAK, encoded by the coding sequence ATGAAAAACAATAGTATCTTCACGATTTTAATAGCATTCTTTGCCACTCCATTATTTGCTCAGGAGAAACCTGTAAGCGACACATTGATGCTTGCCATTAATGAGCAAAACACCATTTCGGTGAAAGGAATATTTAATGAAAAAGATACACTTAACCTCAATTTTGATACGGGCACTACTGAGCTTGTTTTAACGAACAATACGATAGCCACAAAACTTAAGTCAAAAATTAACCTTTACAATACTGCTTATCCATTACTATTGGGTCAGAATTTGTATCGCACCAAAGTTTATGATGCGCAATTGAGTGGTCACGGAACTGACGGGCGTTTTGGCTGGGATTTGTTTAAAGGCAATGCGGTTGAACTTAATTATGACAAAGGCATAATGGTCGTACACAAGCAATTGCCATTAAATGTAGGTAAAGATAAATCCTATTCAAAGCATACTATTGTTTTCTATAAGGAGTTGTTTTTTATGGAAACACAAATCAGGCAAAGCGGGGTAACCGTAACTGATACTATATTATTTGATACCGGATATCAACGAACGCTGATGCTCAACAGTGATCTGTTGACTGCCCAAAAATTTCCGTACAAAAAAATGAAAGAAATAAAACGTGTGCTGATGAAAGGTGCACAGGGTAACGAAATTCCGGTTGTAACCGCTAATCTGAGTATGTTGAAAATCGGTCGCCACTCCTTAAAAAATATCCCCGCACAAATAGCTAATGCCAATAAACCTTTTAAGGAAAAGGATATTCATGTCTTAGGTAACGAGGTTTTAAAGCGGTTTAATGTTTTTTTAGATTTTCAGGATAACAACATTTACCTCCAGCCAAATAAGTACTACAATCTGGCTTATATTGAAGCGAAGTAA
- a CDS encoding CPBP family intramembrane glutamic endopeptidase, with protein MKNKVNYLAVLTFYIVAVALRYLTNKTDLLESVSSSFIKVLLQGAGPAIGALVVFYAFKIKPVLTLKGNYKNTILPFLLYWGLPVVLILGVEYFLKGTLSFMAISAILIYGLLEEIGWRGFLQRELKPLPEFLNILLVATLWFIWHLNFDMTSSNLLFFGILVLGSWGIGKVADITFSLLAVSAIHSLNNFFPEMNTIKICILLILLSVWVTALVIRKRNLKNRDSEEVVAA; from the coding sequence ATGAAAAATAAAGTCAATTATTTAGCTGTATTAACTTTTTATATTGTAGCTGTTGCCCTTCGTTATCTGACCAATAAAACGGATTTATTAGAGAGCGTATCCAGTAGTTTTATAAAAGTATTGCTACAGGGGGCAGGGCCTGCCATTGGAGCTCTGGTTGTATTTTATGCCTTTAAGATTAAACCTGTACTGACACTCAAAGGAAACTATAAAAACACAATCCTTCCTTTTTTATTATACTGGGGGCTTCCTGTTGTTTTGATTTTAGGCGTTGAATATTTTTTGAAAGGAACGCTTTCCTTTATGGCTATTTCGGCCATTTTAATATACGGACTCTTGGAAGAGATAGGCTGGCGCGGATTTTTACAACGCGAACTAAAACCCTTACCTGAATTTTTGAATATTCTCCTTGTTGCAACATTATGGTTTATATGGCATCTGAATTTTGATATGACATCTTCAAATTTGTTGTTTTTTGGAATTTTGGTGTTGGGATCCTGGGGTATAGGAAAAGTTGCTGATATTACATTTTCTTTACTGGCTGTGTCAGCTATTCATTCGCTTAATAACTTTTTCCCTGAAATGAATACCATTAAAATATGTATTCTGCTGATTTTGTTATCTGTATGGGTCACTGCCCTCGTAATTCGGAAAAGAAACTTAAAGAATAGGGATAGCGAAGAGGTCGTTGCAGCCTGA
- a CDS encoding Crp/Fnr family transcriptional regulator has protein sequence MAVIFAAYSDEYNSQNLCMHLSMEHPTAEKIKEIFDPFYKADIHIWTEFAKCVQLRTFEKNEIIKDYHKTERYINILVTGSAAHFVLSEEKEVCINLYYEKQIFSDYLSFLTQSSTVIKTLALEASVIWSISFTDLHALYLRSSTGVFIGKAISDSMFIRKQSEQINLLTLSPTERYLKLVRERPEVFQRTSLKIICSYLGITAESLSRIRKKTS, from the coding sequence ATGGCTGTTATATTTGCAGCATATTCTGACGAATATAACAGTCAGAATTTATGTATGCATTTATCTATGGAACATCCTACAGCCGAAAAAATTAAAGAAATATTTGACCCTTTTTACAAAGCTGATATTCATATCTGGACAGAATTTGCAAAATGTGTACAGCTCCGTACATTCGAAAAGAATGAAATAATAAAAGATTACCATAAAACGGAAAGGTACATTAATATTCTTGTTACCGGTTCTGCCGCTCACTTTGTCCTGTCTGAGGAAAAAGAGGTGTGTATCAATCTTTATTATGAGAAGCAAATTTTTAGTGATTATCTGTCATTTCTGACACAGTCATCAACTGTTATCAAGACGCTGGCTCTGGAAGCGTCTGTAATCTGGTCCATAAGCTTTACGGATTTACATGCACTTTATTTAAGGTCTTCGACAGGTGTTTTTATTGGTAAAGCCATTTCAGATTCTATGTTTATCCGTAAACAATCTGAACAGATAAATTTGCTGACACTTTCTCCAACAGAAAGATATCTAAAATTGGTAAGGGAACGTCCCGAAGTCTTTCAAAGAACATCATTGAAGATCATTTGCTCTTATCTGGGAATTACTGCTGAAAGTCTGAGCCGAATCAGAAAAAAAACTTCCTGA
- a CDS encoding DUF5694 domain-containing protein: protein MKHKKQNMRKISLILFLFLFQLSFVSAQEKVKVILLGTYHFNNPGSDMIKHKERSILSEESQKDLDNLVDKISASVYKPDQIFVESYFSAKKELNTNYQSYLKNQYHKFTDTIKRERTKRYYTEGETFQLGYRLAKKLKHEELYPIDSLIEMKFNILLKEVNSNPELKKEFDAIKTSLSDNCLEKSNLSEIFLCLNEKSKLDNNLGFYISFANKVMINNDYFGSNLVTDWYKRNLIMYSNIQSQLKPDTKSIFVLVGSGHAAIFRQFFEVDKNFELVDLTKVLN from the coding sequence ATGAAACATAAAAAACAAAACATGCGCAAAATTTCCTTAATCCTTTTTTTATTCCTTTTTCAACTTTCATTTGTATCAGCTCAGGAAAAAGTAAAAGTCATTTTATTAGGAACTTATCATTTCAATAATCCTGGTAGTGATATGATAAAACATAAAGAGCGAAGTATCTTATCTGAAGAAAGCCAAAAGGATTTAGACAACCTGGTTGACAAAATCAGTGCATCTGTTTATAAACCTGATCAAATATTTGTAGAGAGCTATTTCAGCGCAAAGAAAGAACTGAATACGAATTACCAATCTTACCTGAAAAATCAGTACCACAAGTTCACAGATACGATAAAACGGGAGCGAACGAAAAGGTATTACACGGAAGGTGAAACTTTCCAATTGGGATATCGGTTAGCGAAAAAGTTGAAACATGAGGAATTGTATCCTATTGATAGTTTAATTGAAATGAAGTTTAACATCTTGTTAAAAGAGGTGAATTCAAATCCTGAATTGAAAAAAGAGTTTGATGCGATAAAAACTTCGTTATCTGATAATTGTTTAGAAAAAAGTAATTTGAGTGAGATCTTTTTGTGTCTGAATGAAAAATCAAAATTGGATAATAATCTTGGTTTTTATATTTCATTTGCTAATAAAGTAATGATCAATAACGATTATTTTGGTTCAAATCTGGTTACTGACTGGTATAAAAGAAATTTAATAATGTATTCTAATATTCAAAGCCAGTTAAAGCCGGATACAAAAAGTATTTTTGTTCTTGTGGGTTCGGGACACGCAGCTATATTTAGACAATTTTTTGAGGTTGATAAAAACTTTGAACTTGTTGACTTAACAAAAGTCCTGAATTAA
- a CDS encoding RNA polymerase sigma factor has product MNLFFSKDNKLVKGCKANKRQAQEVLYKLYYEDMLRLCFRYLRSDDLALEALNSGFLKIFQNINTFDPQKGDLGAWMRTIMVRSCIDLSRKEARFNHSAIQDVAEEVYIEPAVLDKLFAEDLLKLIRLLPVATQIVFNLSVIDGYSHQEIAEQLGISDGTSRWHLSEAKKQLRNMLKNATIDNPLKTPRS; this is encoded by the coding sequence ATGAATCTTTTTTTTAGTAAGGATAACAAATTAGTGAAAGGCTGTAAAGCCAATAAACGTCAGGCTCAGGAAGTTTTATACAAGCTTTATTATGAAGATATGCTGCGATTGTGCTTTCGTTACCTGAGATCCGATGACTTAGCTCTGGAAGCTCTGAATAGTGGTTTTCTGAAAATATTTCAGAATATCAATACATTCGATCCTCAAAAGGGGGATTTAGGCGCCTGGATGCGTACAATTATGGTCAGATCCTGTATTGATCTGAGCAGAAAAGAAGCACGGTTTAATCATTCGGCTATTCAGGACGTAGCAGAGGAAGTTTATATAGAACCTGCAGTTTTAGATAAATTATTTGCTGAAGATCTTCTGAAGCTGATAAGGCTGTTGCCAGTCGCTACACAGATTGTGTTCAATCTCTCTGTCATAGACGGATATTCTCATCAGGAGATTGCTGAACAGCTCGGGATTAGTGACGGTACTTCCCGCTGGCATCTCTCAGAAGCAAAAAAACAATTGCGGAACATGTTAAAAAACGCAACAATTGATAACCCTCTGAAAACACCAAGATCATGA
- a CDS encoding class I SAM-dependent methyltransferase, giving the protein MFYKSSYERHNEWYNNHFPSAESKTNLYKRNREADKNNLSVWLQDIFFSCLNPLLKNKSNRWLTVGDAYGFDAQYILKSGNEALATDLNTDFLTIAEKEGIISSCSAQNAEKITFPDESFDYVLCKESYHHFPRPYMAVYEMLRVARSGIIIMEPQDPVSKMPLLQFLHNLFASNKRIMSKIWKNRFSYEPVGNFVYKVSEREFEKIAAGLGLRLVAFKKINPNFWFKGAEYISLKNNAKLFKLTKCKKVFRDFLVRLRIIPAQTLVSVIFKTVPDEVTIRNLKQEGYRLVYIPDNPYIS; this is encoded by the coding sequence ATGTTTTATAAAAGCAGTTATGAAAGACACAACGAATGGTACAATAATCATTTTCCCTCAGCAGAATCGAAAACAAATCTGTACAAAAGAAACCGGGAAGCAGATAAAAACAATCTTTCTGTATGGTTACAGGATATTTTCTTTTCGTGTCTGAACCCATTATTAAAAAATAAAAGCAATAGATGGCTTACCGTCGGTGATGCATATGGTTTTGATGCGCAATACATCTTAAAATCCGGAAATGAAGCATTGGCGACAGATCTGAATACTGATTTTCTTACTATAGCAGAGAAAGAGGGTATTATCTCTTCCTGCTCAGCGCAGAATGCTGAAAAGATAACGTTTCCGGATGAAAGCTTTGATTATGTCCTGTGTAAAGAATCCTATCATCATTTCCCGCGACCTTATATGGCTGTGTATGAAATGCTAAGGGTAGCCCGATCCGGAATAATAATTATGGAACCTCAGGATCCTGTTTCGAAAATGCCACTCCTTCAGTTTCTGCATAATCTGTTTGCCAGCAACAAAAGGATAATGAGTAAAATATGGAAAAACCGATTTTCGTATGAACCCGTTGGAAATTTTGTGTACAAAGTCTCTGAGCGGGAATTTGAAAAAATTGCAGCAGGCCTTGGGTTGCGCTTAGTCGCCTTTAAGAAAATCAACCCTAACTTTTGGTTCAAAGGAGCAGAGTATATCTCTCTGAAAAACAATGCTAAGCTATTTAAGCTCACAAAATGTAAAAAAGTATTTCGAGATTTTCTGGTCAGACTAAGAATTATACCAGCTCAGACATTAGTATCAGTTATCTTTAAAACAGTACCGGATGAGGTAACCATCCGTAATCTGAAGCAGGAAGGCTATCGTTTAGTCTATATCCCCGATAATCCTTATATAAGTTGA
- a CDS encoding DUF2306 domain-containing protein: MFRKVLFILFCVLSLVIGLYPLMYAFVEPKYTFLGTKTPEILHNIIWKAAFMTHILFGGIALFIGWRQFGAKFRNNYMRLHKNIGKIYVGCVVLSSISGIYMGFYANGGLISSTGFISLGIIWLLTTCFALYQIRKGNITKHQQLMTYSYACTFAAVTLRLWFPSLIALTGDPVNSYLAVAWLCWVPNVIAAFFINKLNTKNNIPAIVS, translated from the coding sequence ATGTTTCGTAAGGTTTTATTTATTCTTTTTTGTGTACTTTCTTTGGTCATAGGACTGTATCCTCTTATGTATGCTTTTGTAGAACCCAAGTATACTTTTCTGGGAACCAAAACTCCGGAAATACTTCATAATATAATATGGAAGGCTGCTTTTATGACGCATATTCTTTTTGGCGGGATAGCTCTTTTTATCGGATGGAGACAATTCGGTGCCAAATTCCGTAATAATTATATGCGTCTGCATAAAAACATAGGAAAGATATATGTTGGTTGTGTTGTGCTCAGTTCTATATCCGGAATATATATGGGGTTTTATGCCAACGGAGGTTTGATTTCGTCTACAGGATTTATCAGTTTAGGGATAATCTGGCTGCTTACTACATGTTTTGCGCTCTATCAAATCAGGAAAGGTAATATTACTAAACATCAGCAATTGATGACCTACAGTTATGCCTGTACCTTTGCTGCGGTAACACTCAGGCTATGGTTTCCTTCTCTTATTGCCCTGACTGGAGACCCTGTTAATTCTTATCTCGCTGTAGCCTGGTTATGCTGGGTACCAAATGTTATAGCCGCCTTTTTTATAAATAAACTAAATACCAAAAATAATATTCCTGCAATTGTAAGTTAA
- a CDS encoding glutamine amidotransferase-related protein — protein MHIHFVQHELFEAPGAYLLWAIERQYTVSFSKLYDGDILPDKVDHIDLLIVMGGPQSPDTSIEECSYFDAKAEILLIQKCAALGKAVIGVCLGAQLLGEAMGGEYSHSPEKEIGVFPISLTPHGLQDEKIAHFGTALAVGHWHNDMPGLTTESKILASSESCPRQIIAYTDLMYGFQCHMELTAEVVELLITADQELLTSNHTYPFVQKPEDIRSYDFMEMNLKLYGFLDKLMMKYANNV, from the coding sequence ATGCATATTCATTTTGTACAGCATGAACTCTTCGAAGCACCGGGAGCTTACCTGCTATGGGCTATCGAACGTCAGTATACAGTTAGTTTTTCAAAGCTGTATGATGGAGACATTTTGCCTGATAAAGTAGATCATATAGACCTGTTGATTGTAATGGGAGGACCTCAAAGCCCGGATACTTCTATTGAAGAATGTTCGTATTTTGATGCTAAGGCTGAGATTCTTTTGATACAAAAATGTGCAGCACTTGGGAAGGCCGTAATTGGAGTTTGTCTGGGTGCCCAGCTTCTCGGAGAGGCAATGGGCGGGGAATATTCACATAGCCCGGAAAAGGAAATCGGAGTTTTTCCGATAAGTCTTACTCCTCATGGTCTGCAGGATGAAAAGATCGCTCATTTTGGTACAGCATTGGCTGTAGGTCACTGGCATAATGATATGCCCGGGCTGACAACGGAAAGCAAGATACTGGCCAGCAGTGAGAGTTGTCCAAGACAGATAATAGCTTATACAGATCTGATGTATGGATTTCAATGTCATATGGAACTTACAGCTGAAGTAGTAGAATTACTGATTACAGCTGATCAGGAACTTCTAACCAGTAACCATACATACCCGTTTGTACAGAAACCAGAGGACATAAGAAGTTATGATTTTATGGAAATGAATCTCAAATTGTATGGTTTTTTGGATAAGCTGATGATGAAATATGCAAACAATGTATAA
- a CDS encoding YggS family pyridoxal phosphate-dependent enzyme, whose product MNQEIIDNIAVIHDRITRACAQTGRDHSEVKLLLATKTVPSDRIRTALQAGHTLIAENKVQEIKEKYDALKDIPHVNHFIGHLQTNKVKDLLKYDITCIQSLDRIELAQKLHQRLKAENRTIEVFIQVNTSFEESKFGVSPDQVLDLVKEVALLDTLKIKGLMTIGLLSTESEKVVPCFRLLRDIQQQIIALNIPNVEMSELSMGMSGDLEVAIAEGATIVRVGTAIFGQRPTSDSYYWNENGN is encoded by the coding sequence ATGAATCAGGAAATAATCGATAACATAGCCGTTATACATGACCGCATAACCCGGGCATGTGCGCAGACTGGTCGTGACCACAGTGAAGTCAAACTCTTACTGGCGACCAAAACGGTGCCTTCTGACCGTATAAGAACGGCACTGCAAGCTGGTCATACCCTGATCGCAGAAAATAAAGTTCAGGAGATCAAAGAAAAATACGATGCTTTAAAAGATATTCCGCATGTCAATCATTTTATCGGACATCTGCAGACCAATAAGGTCAAAGATCTGCTGAAATATGATATCACCTGTATTCAGTCGCTTGATCGCATAGAGCTTGCCCAAAAATTACATCAGCGGTTAAAAGCTGAAAACAGGACTATAGAGGTATTCATACAAGTAAATACATCCTTTGAAGAAAGCAAATTTGGCGTGAGTCCTGATCAAGTACTGGATCTGGTCAAAGAAGTTGCCCTGTTGGATACATTAAAAATAAAGGGTCTGATGACGATAGGGCTGCTGAGTACAGAATCCGAAAAGGTCGTTCCATGTTTTCGCCTGTTAAGAGATATACAGCAGCAGATCATAGCTTTGAACATCCCCAATGTAGAAATGAGCGAACTGTCGATGGGTATGAGCGGAGATCTGGAAGTGGCTATTGCAGAAGGTGCAACTATAGTACGTGTAGGAACAGCTATTTTCGGACAGCGACCTACGTCAGATAGTTATTACTGGAACGAAAACGGCAATTAA
- a CDS encoding AAA family ATPase codes for MNIYDLLINDKEQVSLADIFLEDSSRQSFVQLIKEHTYIDELHKYGLPVNNKILLHGSSGCGKTMTAKAIAKELDKNILILNLSNIVCSRIGETSQNIKQVFDKAGREKAVLFLDEFDQIGKARGNDDKDVGEMRRLVNTLIQLIDYYPENALLLCATNHAEIIDAALLRRFQLRVNFEMPSRDVLDTYYDKLLSAFPEDLQYINRKYNISFAEAKDHTFTLVKAKLINTLEEKRKNVPV; via the coding sequence ATGAATATATATGACCTTCTCATAAATGATAAAGAACAGGTTTCCCTGGCAGATATCTTTCTGGAAGATAGCAGCAGACAATCATTTGTTCAACTCATAAAGGAACATACTTATATAGATGAATTACATAAATATGGTCTGCCAGTAAATAATAAGATACTACTTCATGGCAGTTCGGGTTGTGGAAAGACAATGACGGCAAAAGCCATTGCTAAAGAGCTGGACAAGAATATCCTGATCCTGAATCTCAGTAATATTGTATGTTCAAGAATAGGGGAGACTTCACAAAATATCAAACAGGTATTTGATAAAGCCGGCAGAGAAAAAGCTGTCTTGTTTTTGGACGAATTTGATCAGATAGGAAAGGCGAGAGGAAATGATGACAAAGATGTCGGCGAAATGCGAAGACTGGTCAATACGTTGATTCAGCTGATAGACTACTATCCTGAAAATGCGTTGTTGCTATGTGCTACGAATCATGCAGAGATCATTGATGCTGCATTATTAAGACGTTTTCAGTTGCGGGTAAATTTTGAAATGCCTTCCAGAGACGTTTTGGATACCTATTATGATAAACTTTTATCCGCTTTTCCGGAGGATCTGCAATACATTAATCGTAAGTATAATATTTCATTTGCGGAAGCTAAAGATCACACTTTTACCCTTGTAAAAGCGAAACTGATCAATACCTTGGAGGAGAAGAGAAAAAATGTACCGGTATGA
- a CDS encoding GNAT family N-acetyltransferase has product MIFKVAEEADIEGIQQLIHLVKETVFIHTNLGSDEEMASLICEKGRGWICLVRGQLSGFALLDLNEKCICALFVHPEYAKNEMEIKLYRLMVSWYFERTKDKLTLHISPNSTTEKFYELQGWTYAESCNAGEVRMELNYNDWQQRTFFNRPKYSFSDKTS; this is encoded by the coding sequence ATGATTTTTAAAGTTGCAGAAGAGGCTGATATTGAGGGAATACAGCAGCTGATACACTTAGTTAAAGAAACAGTCTTCATACACACAAATCTGGGATCAGATGAAGAAATGGCCTCGCTGATTTGTGAAAAAGGAAGAGGCTGGATTTGTCTGGTGAGGGGACAATTATCCGGGTTTGCCCTTTTGGATTTAAATGAAAAGTGTATTTGTGCACTATTTGTTCATCCTGAATATGCAAAAAATGAAATGGAGATAAAGCTTTATCGTTTAATGGTCAGCTGGTATTTTGAAAGAACAAAAGACAAGCTGACGCTGCATATAAGTCCAAATTCAACCACAGAAAAATTTTATGAGCTGCAGGGCTGGACCTATGCAGAAAGTTGCAATGCTGGTGAAGTCAGGATGGAATTAAATTATAATGACTGGCAGCAAAGAACATTCTTTAATAGACCTAAATATTCTTTTTCTGACAAGACATCCTAA
- a CDS encoding DKNYY domain-containing protein encodes MFRKILYTLISCSQLGMLFSCAEQVDAISENYYLKSGKIYYIPGGNSFERGSVETGADKITFKVLSADVAKDKTHIYYKGYAQRQVDYSSFYLEDGLFKDKDHVYYSKNYSFEPGRPSNPEDRNQWSIVRLADPKTFTKLAAPNQQWAKDKNRYFYNYEPLEVDYSTYRIINKSFSTDKNTLYINENRLVKATKYVPAVIDSLTEHYILLNHNTLLYYVSQLVEQPIQNSKDIRVLHNNVLCIDSKVVVDGNLFHPNEADASSFEILFISSSFFVAKDKNKVYYQEEIINGADAATYQNLYLAIGKDKDHVYSGATIVNVPDPSSFRRMKGKDFDFRDDKGNQFKYVRKENKVRLQDQSGKLY; translated from the coding sequence ATGTTTAGAAAGATTTTATATACCCTGATATCATGTTCGCAGCTGGGAATGCTCTTTTCCTGTGCTGAACAGGTAGATGCCATATCTGAAAATTACTATCTCAAATCCGGCAAGATTTATTACATACCGGGAGGTAATTCATTTGAAAGAGGTTCTGTGGAAACAGGCGCTGACAAAATCACATTTAAAGTATTGTCGGCCGATGTTGCAAAGGATAAGACACATATATATTACAAGGGATATGCACAAAGGCAGGTAGATTATTCTTCATTCTATCTGGAAGATGGCCTCTTTAAAGATAAGGACCATGTGTACTATTCCAAAAACTATTCCTTCGAACCAGGCCGGCCAAGTAATCCTGAAGACAGAAACCAATGGAGCATTGTACGTCTTGCTGATCCGAAAACTTTCACAAAACTGGCTGCTCCAAACCAGCAATGGGCCAAAGATAAAAACCGTTATTTTTACAACTACGAACCATTGGAAGTAGATTATTCGACTTACAGGATTATCAATAAATCGTTCTCCACAGATAAGAATACGCTTTATATCAATGAAAACAGGCTTGTAAAAGCGACGAAGTATGTCCCGGCAGTTATCGATTCACTGACAGAGCATTATATCCTGCTTAATCATAACACTTTACTCTATTATGTCAGTCAGCTGGTCGAACAACCTATTCAAAACAGCAAGGATATACGCGTGCTTCATAATAATGTCCTTTGTATAGACAGTAAAGTTGTTGTTGATGGAAATCTATTTCATCCAAATGAAGCAGATGCATCATCATTTGAAATACTCTTTATTTCCTCCAGTTTCTTTGTCGCAAAAGATAAAAACAAAGTTTATTATCAGGAAGAAATTATAAATGGAGCAGATGCAGCAACGTATCAGAATCTCTATCTTGCCATCGGAAAAGATAAAGATCATGTGTACAGTGGAGCCACTATCGTAAATGTGCCTGATCCGTCTTCATTCCGCAGGATGAAGGGCAAAGATTTTGATTTCAGGGACGACAAGGGAAATCAGTTTAAATACGTCAGAAAAGAAAACAAAGTCCGGCTTCAGGATCAGTCAGGTAAATTATATTAA
- a CDS encoding EamA family transporter, whose amino-acid sequence MWKYYALLSALFAALTAILAKIGVKGVNSNLATAIRTLVVLFIAWGIVLLSGEIKEVKTLNKENWLFLTLSGIATGLSWLFYFKALQTGDVSKVAPIDKLSVAIAIGLSFWLLKEPADAKTIVGGLLIVAGTLVIIW is encoded by the coding sequence ATGTGGAAATACTACGCTTTACTCTCCGCCCTCTTTGCTGCACTGACAGCCATTCTGGCCAAGATCGGCGTAAAAGGTGTCAACAGTAATCTGGCCACAGCAATCCGTACATTGGTTGTGCTTTTCATTGCATGGGGCATTGTGCTGTTGAGTGGAGAAATCAAAGAAGTAAAAACTCTCAATAAGGAAAACTGGTTATTTCTCACGCTCTCCGGGATTGCGACAGGCTTATCCTGGTTATTTTATTTTAAAGCCTTACAAACAGGAGATGTTTCCAAAGTAGCTCCTATTGATAAATTAAGCGTAGCAATTGCCATAGGACTCTCCTTCTGGCTCCTCAAAGAGCCGGCAGATGCTAAAACAATAGTTGGAGGTCTGCTCATCGTTGCCGGCACACTGGTCATTATATGGTAA